From one Pseudomonas fluorescens genomic stretch:
- a CDS encoding glutamine synthetase family protein — protein MSSNLDQLTDWLKEHKITEVECLISDLTGITRGKISPTNKFIAEKGMRLPESVLLQTVTGDYVDDDIYYELLDPADIDMICRPDENAVFLVPWAIEPTAQVIHDTYDKQGNPVELSPRNVLKKVLKLYADRGWQPIVAPEMEFYLTKRCEDPDFPLQPPIGRSGRPETGRQSFSIEAANEFDPLFEDVYDWCELQNLDLDTLIHEDGTAQMEINFRHGNALSLADQILVFKRTMREAALKHNVAATFMAKPMTGEPGSAMHLHQSIIDVHTGKNIFSDEDGRMSELFLNHVGGLQKFIPVVLPLFAPNVNSFRRFLPDTSAPVNVEWGEENRTVGLRVPDAGPQNRRVENRLPGADANPYLAIAASLLCGYIGMVEGIKPSAPVQGRGYERRNLRLPLTIEDALERMENCKALEPYLGKKFIAGYVATKRAEHENFKRVISSWEREFLLFAV, from the coding sequence ATGAGTAGCAACCTCGACCAGCTCACCGATTGGTTGAAAGAACACAAGATCACCGAAGTCGAGTGTCTGATCAGCGACCTCACCGGTATCACCCGTGGCAAGATCTCGCCGACCAACAAGTTCATCGCCGAAAAAGGCATGCGCCTGCCCGAGAGCGTGCTGCTGCAGACCGTGACCGGCGACTATGTCGATGACGACATCTATTACGAACTGCTCGACCCGGCCGACATCGACATGATCTGCCGCCCCGACGAGAACGCGGTGTTTCTCGTGCCCTGGGCCATCGAGCCGACCGCCCAGGTGATCCACGACACCTACGACAAGCAGGGCAACCCGGTCGAGCTGTCGCCGCGCAACGTGCTCAAGAAAGTCTTGAAGCTCTACGCCGACAGGGGCTGGCAGCCGATCGTGGCGCCAGAGATGGAGTTCTACCTGACCAAGCGCTGCGAAGACCCGGACTTCCCGCTGCAGCCGCCGATCGGCCGCTCAGGGCGCCCGGAAACCGGCCGGCAGTCGTTCTCGATCGAAGCCGCCAACGAATTCGACCCGCTGTTCGAAGACGTCTACGACTGGTGCGAGCTGCAGAACCTGGACCTCGACACACTGATCCACGAAGACGGCACGGCGCAGATGGAAATCAACTTCCGTCACGGTAACGCCTTGTCGCTGGCCGACCAGATCCTGGTGTTCAAGCGCACCATGCGCGAGGCCGCGCTCAAGCACAACGTCGCCGCCACTTTCATGGCCAAGCCGATGACCGGCGAGCCGGGCAGTGCCATGCACCTGCACCAGAGCATCATTGACGTGCACACCGGCAAGAACATCTTCTCGGATGAAGACGGGCGCATGAGCGAGCTGTTCCTCAACCACGTCGGCGGCCTGCAGAAGTTCATCCCGGTGGTGCTGCCGCTGTTCGCGCCGAACGTCAACTCGTTCCGCCGCTTCCTGCCCGATACCTCGGCGCCGGTGAACGTCGAGTGGGGCGAAGAGAACCGCACCGTCGGCCTGCGCGTACCGGATGCCGGCCCGCAGAACCGCCGGGTCGAGAACCGCCTGCCAGGCGCCGACGCCAACCCGTACCTGGCCATCGCCGCCAGCCTGCTGTGCGGATACATCGGCATGGTCGAAGGCATCAAGCCAAGCGCGCCGGTACAGGGCCGAGGCTACGAGCGGCGCAACCTGCGCCTGCCGCTGACCATCGAGGACGCCCTGGAACGCATGGAAAACTGCAAGGCGCTGGAGCCCTACCTGGGCAAGAAATTCATCGCCGGCTACGTCGCGACCAAACGCGCCGAGCATGAAAACTTCAAACGCGTAATCAGCTCCTGGGAACGTGAGTTCCTGCTGTTTGCGGTCTGA
- a CDS encoding aspartate aminotransferase family protein: MSVNNPQTREWQTLSSEHHLAPFSDYKQLKEKGPRIITKAEGVHLWDSEGNKILDGMAGLWCVAVGYGREELVEVAAKQMRELPYYNLFFQTAHPPALELAKAVSAVAPKGMTHVFFTGSGSEGNDTNLRMVRHYWALKGKPQKQVIIGRINGYHGSTVAGAALGGMSGMHAQGGTLPGIEHIPQPYWFGEGGDMTPDEFGVWAAEQLEKKILEVGEDNVAAFIAEPIQGAGGVIIPPETYWPKIKEILAKYEILFIADEVICGFGRTGEWFGSDYYDLKPDLMTIAKGLTSGYIPMGGVIVRDEVAKVLSEGGDFNHGFTYSGHPVAAAVGLENLRILRDEKIIERVHAETAPYLQKRLRELNDHPLVGEVRGLGMLGAIELVKDKATRARYEGQGAGMICRQFCFDNGLIMRAVGDTMIIAPPLVISHAEIDELVEKARKCLDLTLEALK, translated from the coding sequence ATGAGCGTCAACAACCCGCAAACCCGTGAGTGGCAAACCCTTAGCAGTGAGCATCACCTGGCACCTTTCAGTGACTATAAACAGCTGAAAGAGAAGGGGCCGCGGATCATCACCAAAGCCGAGGGCGTGCACCTGTGGGACAGCGAGGGCAACAAGATCCTCGATGGCATGGCGGGCCTGTGGTGCGTGGCGGTCGGTTACGGCCGTGAAGAGCTGGTTGAAGTGGCCGCCAAGCAGATGCGCGAGCTGCCGTACTACAACCTGTTCTTCCAGACTGCCCACCCACCGGCACTGGAGCTGGCCAAGGCCGTTTCCGCCGTGGCGCCCAAAGGCATGACCCATGTGTTCTTCACCGGTTCCGGTTCTGAAGGCAACGACACCAACCTGCGCATGGTCCGCCATTACTGGGCGCTCAAGGGCAAGCCGCAGAAGCAGGTGATCATCGGCCGTATCAACGGTTATCACGGTTCCACCGTGGCCGGCGCCGCCCTGGGTGGCATGAGCGGCATGCATGCACAGGGCGGGACGCTGCCGGGCATCGAGCACATCCCGCAGCCGTACTGGTTCGGTGAAGGCGGCGACATGACGCCGGACGAGTTCGGCGTGTGGGCCGCCGAGCAGCTGGAAAAGAAAATCCTCGAAGTCGGCGAAGACAACGTCGCCGCCTTTATCGCCGAGCCGATCCAGGGCGCCGGCGGGGTGATCATTCCGCCAGAAACCTACTGGCCGAAGATCAAGGAAATCCTCGCCAAGTACGAGATTCTGTTCATTGCCGACGAAGTGATCTGTGGCTTCGGTCGCACCGGTGAGTGGTTCGGCTCCGATTACTACGACCTCAAGCCCGACCTGATGACCATCGCCAAGGGTCTGACCTCCGGTTACATCCCCATGGGCGGTGTGATCGTGCGTGACGAAGTGGCCAAGGTGCTCAGCGAAGGCGGCGACTTCAACCACGGCTTCACCTACTCCGGTCACCCGGTGGCGGCCGCGGTGGGCCTGGAAAACCTGCGGATCCTGCGCGACGAGAAGATCATCGAGCGCGTTCACGCAGAAACGGCACCGTATTTGCAGAAACGTCTGCGCGAGCTCAACGATCACCCGTTGGTGGGCGAAGTACGCGGCCTGGGCATGCTCGGTGCCATCGAGCTGGTCAAGGACAAGGCGACCCGCGCACGTTACGAAGGCCAGGGGGCGGGCATGATCTGCCGCCAGTTCTGCTTCGACAACGGCCTGATCATGCGCGCCGTGGGCGACACTATGATCATTGCCCCGCCGCTGGTGATCAGCCATGCAGAGATCGACGAGTTGGTGGAAAAGGCGCGCAAATGCCTGGACCTGACGCTCGAAGCGCTGAAATAG
- a CDS encoding polyamine ABC transporter substrate-binding protein has translation MKKLGKTLLAMSLMGAMASAVHADDKVLHVYNWSDYIAPDTVAKFEKQTGIKVVYDVFDSNETLEAKLLAGKSGYDVVVPSNNFLAKQIKAGVYQELDRSKLANWKNLDEDLLKAVGDASDPGNKYAFPYMWGSIGIGYNPEKVKAALGIDKIDSWDVVFKPENIEKLKSCGVSFLDAPTEMIPAALHYLGKPTNSTRKEDLKAAEDLFLKVRPSIGYFHSSKYISDLANGNICVAVGYSGDLEQSKARAHEAGDKVKLDYIIPKEGAGTFYDMVAIPKDAANVDAAYQFMDFLMQPEVMAEITNAVRFPNGNKAATPLVDKDISGDPSIYPPADVKKQLYAIADPGAKAQREITRSWTKIKSGK, from the coding sequence ATGAAGAAATTGGGCAAGACGTTGTTGGCTATGTCCCTGATGGGCGCCATGGCCAGTGCTGTTCACGCGGATGACAAAGTTCTGCACGTCTATAACTGGTCCGACTACATCGCACCAGACACCGTCGCCAAGTTCGAAAAACAGACCGGCATCAAGGTCGTCTACGACGTTTTCGACAGCAACGAAACCCTCGAGGCCAAGTTGCTGGCAGGCAAGTCCGGCTATGACGTGGTAGTGCCGTCGAACAACTTCCTGGCCAAGCAGATCAAGGCCGGCGTCTATCAAGAGCTGGACCGCTCCAAGCTGGCGAACTGGAAGAACCTCGACGAAGACCTGCTCAAGGCCGTCGGCGATGCCAGCGACCCGGGCAACAAATATGCGTTCCCCTACATGTGGGGCTCCATCGGCATCGGCTACAACCCAGAGAAGGTCAAGGCCGCACTGGGCATCGACAAGATCGATTCCTGGGACGTGGTGTTCAAGCCCGAGAACATCGAAAAGCTCAAGAGCTGCGGCGTGAGCTTCCTCGATGCACCGACCGAGATGATCCCGGCGGCGCTGCACTACCTGGGCAAGCCGACCAACAGCACCCGCAAGGAAGACCTCAAAGCCGCCGAAGACCTGTTCCTGAAAGTCCGTCCGTCGATCGGCTACTTCCACTCCTCCAAGTACATCTCGGACCTGGCCAACGGCAACATCTGCGTGGCCGTGGGTTACTCGGGTGACCTGGAGCAGTCCAAGGCCCGTGCCCATGAAGCCGGTGACAAGGTCAAGCTGGACTACATCATTCCGAAAGAAGGTGCCGGTACCTTCTACGACATGGTTGCCATCCCTAAAGATGCCGCCAACGTCGACGCTGCCTACCAGTTCATGGACTTCCTGATGCAACCGGAAGTCATGGCCGAGATCACCAATGCCGTACGTTTCCCGAACGGCAACAAGGCGGCAACCCCGCTGGTGGACAAGGACATTTCGGGCGATCCGAGCATCTACCCGCCGGCTGATGTGAAGAAGCAGCTGTACGCCATTGCTGACCCGGGTGCCAAGGCCCAGCGCGAAATTACTCGCAGCTGGACCAAGATCAAATCGGGCAAGTAA
- a CDS encoding polyamine ABC transporter substrate-binding protein: MSISVFRKAMLAGAGLTLAISVQAAPTVHIYNWSDYIGQTTLADFEKATGIKPVQDVFDSNETLEGKLLAGRTGYDVVVPSNHFLGKQIKAGAFQKLDKALLPHYANLDPALMKRLEKNDPGNQYAVPYLWGTNGIGYNVEKVKAALGTDKIDSWAMLFEPENIKKLSTCGVAFLDSADEMLPAVLNYMGRDPNSTNPKDYADAEKKLLAVRPYVTYFHSSKYISDLANGDICVAAGFSGDVFQAKSRAEEAGKGVKVAYAIPKEGGNLWFDMLAIPKDSKNVKEAHAFINYLLQPEVIAQVSDYVGYANPNPKAGDLMDQSVRTDAAVYPPQEVLDKLYVNSELPPKVQRLMTRSWTKVKSGK; encoded by the coding sequence TTGTCTATTTCTGTATTTCGCAAGGCCATGTTGGCTGGAGCGGGTCTGACGCTGGCGATCAGCGTCCAAGCGGCGCCCACGGTGCACATTTATAACTGGTCCGACTACATCGGTCAGACCACCCTCGCGGATTTCGAAAAAGCCACTGGCATCAAGCCGGTGCAGGATGTCTTCGATTCCAACGAAACCCTGGAAGGCAAGCTGCTGGCCGGTCGTACCGGCTATGACGTGGTGGTGCCGTCCAATCATTTTCTCGGCAAGCAGATCAAGGCGGGCGCGTTCCAGAAGCTCGACAAGGCGCTGCTGCCCCACTACGCAAACCTCGACCCGGCGCTGATGAAGCGCCTGGAAAAGAACGATCCGGGCAACCAGTACGCCGTCCCCTACCTGTGGGGCACCAATGGCATCGGCTACAACGTCGAGAAGGTCAAGGCGGCGCTGGGTACCGACAAGATCGATTCCTGGGCCATGCTGTTCGAGCCCGAGAACATCAAGAAGCTTTCCACGTGCGGGGTCGCCTTCCTCGACTCGGCCGACGAGATGCTGCCGGCGGTGCTCAACTACATGGGGCGTGACCCCAACAGCACCAACCCCAAGGACTACGCCGACGCCGAGAAGAAGCTATTGGCCGTGCGTCCTTACGTGACCTACTTCCATTCGTCCAAATACATCTCGGACCTGGCCAACGGCGACATCTGCGTGGCCGCCGGATTCTCCGGCGATGTATTCCAGGCCAAGTCCCGCGCCGAAGAAGCCGGCAAGGGCGTCAAGGTGGCCTACGCGATTCCCAAGGAGGGCGGCAACCTCTGGTTCGACATGCTGGCGATCCCCAAGGATTCCAAGAATGTCAAAGAGGCCCACGCCTTCATCAACTATTTGCTGCAGCCTGAGGTCATTGCCCAGGTCAGTGATTACGTCGGTTATGCCAACCCGAACCCCAAGGCTGGCGATCTGATGGACCAGAGCGTGCGAACCGACGCAGCGGTTTACCCACCGCAAGAAGTGCTGGACAAGTTGTACGTCAACTCCGAGCTACCTCCCAAGGTGCAACGGTTGATGACCCGTAGCTGGACCAAGGTCAAGTCGGGCAAGTAA